GGAATTTTAGCAAAAAATAGTGGACCTGCTATTGCGCTTACCTATTCTTTAATGGGAGTTGCTATAACTACTTTTTTTATCGGTTGTCTTCCAACTTATGAAACACTTGGTTGGATTGCACCTTTTTGTTTAATTTTGTTAAGAATGATAAAAGGATTATGTGCATCTGGTGAAAGTACAATTGCAAGCCTTTATATTATTGAAAACAAACCAAAAGCAATTTCTGTATCTCATTCAAATTTTTATAATTCAACTACAGTTTTAGGTATCTTACTTGCATCTTTAATAACCGTAATAGTTACAAATTTTAAAGCTAATGAATATTTATGGCGTATACCCTTTTTATTAGGAGCCTTCACGGGATTTATTGCATATCGATTAAGAAAAGAATTAAGATATTTTGAGAAACAAAAAACTAGTATTTTTAAATTCTATTCTTTTTCAAATTTAATTTTTTTATGGAAAAATAAATATCTAGTTTTACGCATTGCTATAATTGATGGCTTTTCTTATTTAACTTATAGCGTTCCTTTTGTTTTTATGAATGCTTTTATACCGCTTATTAGTTCAATAAGCTTAGAATCAATGATGTATTATAATAGCATTCTCCTTATTCTTGATTTTTTATTAATACCAATAATTAGTAAAATAATTAGAAGATTTAAATTTGCGAGTGTAATGATACTATCTTCCTTTATATTTTCATTTACTCTTCCATTTTTATTTTATTATGCGGAAAATTCTTCAATTTACTACGTAACATTTATTCGCATTTGGATAATAATTTTAGGAGTAACTTATCTAACTCCACTAAATGTTTGGTTAAATTCATTATTTAATTCAAATGATAAATATTTTCTAATTGGAATTGGTAGATCTTTAGGATCTACAATAATAGGTCGCTCACTTCCTATGATATGTTTATCTATTTGGCATTTTACGCATAGTATTTTTTTAACTATTTTGTATATAAGCTTACTTGGAATTATGACTTTAATAACGATAATATCTTTAAAAAATGTTTCTAATATTTCTCTGCAATCCAAACTAAATGATTAGGTTGATCTTCCTCAAAAAGAATTACATTAAAATTATTTTCTTCGAGTAGTTTATTATACTCTTCAGGAGAAAAACTATAATAAGAAAATTTTTCACCTAACATATCGGCATTAAGTATTTCGATATTTTCGCTGCCTGTAGTAAACACTACTCTACCAGAATATTTTAACCAATCTGAAAATTTAGCTATCATTAATTCTTGATCATTATGAGGTAAATGAAAAAAACTATCCCAAGCAATTACAACATCAAATTTTTTATCAAATTCAATTGTTCTCATATCACCAAAAATAATTTCAAGCTTAGTTAAATTTTCTTTTGCTTTTTTAAGAAGTTCTTTGGAACTATCAACACCGGTTACATTAAAATTTTTGTCTATTAAATAAGAAGCTATTGGTTCACCTGTACCACAACCTAAATCTAAAATATGTGAATCTTCTAATAAATTTTCTGTCAAAATATCTAAATATATTTTTTCTTTTTCTAAATTTTTTGTACGAGCTAAATCAAAATCTTTGGCAATTTTATCATAATTTTTGCCTTGATCATTTGACATTTAAATTTACCATAATTTAAAATTGGGATTTAATGAATTTTATTATACTTCCCGCAACGTCAATTCCTGTTACAGTTTCAATTCCTTTAAGGCCTGGGGATGAATTTACTTCAATAACCATTGAGCCATTATTTGATCTTAAAATATCAACTCCAGCTATACCTAAACCCATTACTCTTGCAGCGCTTATTGCCATATGAATTTCTTCATCAGTTAGAACAACCGGTTCTCCTACTCCACCTTGATGTAAATTTGCTCTAAATTCACCAGGCTTCATAGCTTTTCTTTCCATACTGGCAACAACTTTATCACCAATTACAAAACATCTAATGTCTGAACCTGAAGCTTCTTTTATATACTCTTGAATAAGGATATTTGCTTTTGCACCTTTAAAGGCATTTATAACATTTTCTGCCATTCTATTATCTTGCGCTAAAACTACACCCACACCTTGTGTACCTTCGAGTAACTTAATAATTAGAGGTGCTCCACCAACTATCCTAATTAATTCTGAAGTGTCTTCATGTGAATGACCAAAAGCGGTTATAGGGATATTAATTCCATTTTTAGCAAGCAATTGTAAACATCTATATTTATCACGTGAATTTACAATGCCTGCTGAAGAATTAGCAGTGTAAACTTCCATCATTTCAAATTGTCTTACAACTGCTGCGCCATAAAATGTTATAGAAGCACCAATACGAGGAATTACTACATTTACATTATCTAATTCTTCTCCACCACGAAGCCAAACTTTAGCCCCTTTAGGAGAAGAACCCATGTAACATTTTAAAGTATCAATAATTCTAATCTGAAACCCTTTTTCTCGTGCTGCTTCGATTAATCTTTTATGAGAATAAAGATTCGGGTTCCTAGCAAGAAGTGCTATATTCATTAATTTATAGATTGTTCGTTATCTTGTTGATACAATTTTGTAAAATCAATTGGCTTTAACATAAGCGGAGGAAAGCCCCCGTCTCTAGTTGCATCGCTCACAATTGCTCTTACAAAAGGAAATAGTAATGTCGGACAATAGATTACTAGGACATTTCTATGAAATTCTTCAGGAATTGTACTTAAATCAAATATTCCTGCGTAAGCTACTGACACTATAAAGATTGTTTCATCGGAATGATTTGTTGCAGTTGCCGTCACATTTAATACAACTTCATAATTATTTTCTTCAAATTTTTGAATATTTACATTTACATCAAGCCCGATTTTTGGTGCATCCTTTTGGATTAAGCTCATTGGTGAATTTGGGTTTTCAAAAGATAGATCTTTTAAATATTGTGCTGTAACTTCAATATCGAATGATTCATTACTATTTTGCATTTTTTATCCTTTAATTTAACTTAACTTCTTCTAAAATATTTTTAAATTCTTCAATTATCTCTAAATATAATTTACGTTTAAATGGTACTATTATTTCAGGTAATTCATCTACGTTTACCCATTTCCAATCTGAAAACTCTGGAACTTCTTTTTGTAGGTCAATTTCATCATCCGAACCTTCAAATTTTATTAAAAACCAAAGTTGCTTTTGACCTCGATATTTCCCATCCCATAATCTTGTCATCAAATAATCTGGAAGGTCATAATAAAACCATATTTTACTTTTAGCAATTATTTTAGCAGTTTTGATTCCTGTTTCTTCATATAATTCTCTATAAGCTGCTTCTTCAGGAGTTTCACTTTCGTCTATCCCTCCTTGCGGCATCTGCCATGAGTCTGTTTTTGTATCTATACGTTTACCTACAAATACTTTGCCTTCTTTATTTGTAATCATAAGTCCGATCCCAGGACGATAGGGCAAAGTAAGGTAGTAATTATTTGTTACCACTACTTTTTCTCTTTTAAAAAATCTTATTTAAACAATTCACTAATATTTACAATACTTATTTTATCATCATCTTTATGTGAATCAATCCAATTACTAATTATTTTGATGGAAATTGGATAAGGCCTTGCGATAGCGAATGCATAACCAGTACTAAGTGCTGTATCATATAGTATTTTCATTCTGGTTTCAATTGCTTCATTTGTTAATTCATAATCTATTACAATTGGGTTAGTTAAATATCTAACTTTACTTCCTTTTAAATTTTTAGTTGCATCAAGAGTTAAGCTATCGCTGTATATTAATTTATATCCCTTCTCTGCAATTGTTTTATAAACGGCTAAAGCTTTATCTGATGAACTAAACTTTTCATTTCCAAAAGTATAAAAACCATTAAGTTTATTAAATTTTTTAATAATATTATTTAAATTATCAAAATTCTGCTTATTAGTATTATAACTTAAAATTGATAAAAAACCTTTATCTTCATTTTTGTAATCTATTGGTTCTAGGGGTAATTCTACATAAATTTCGTGATTCTCACTAACAAATTCATTTTCCCAATAAGGAATATTAGCTGAGTAAGGAGAAATTCCTATACCTACATATGGCTGTAAACTAAAAGCCATTTTTGTTGCAGACTCACTTAGACCAAGATTTATTACTAAAAAACCTATTTTAGGTTTAAATTTATTAACAGCTGCTTGTTGTTGAGATGCTGCTGCATTGGCAGATGTTTCTGTAGCTGGATGCTTATTTGGTATGTTATTACTTGCCTCTCCTTCTACCTTGTTGATTGAAGGTGTTTCAATTTTTATTTCTTCTGCAGTTGTTTTCTCTTTTTCACCAGGCCTATTAAATGCTAAAAACTTTAAGTTTTTTAAATCATATATAACCTTTTGTCCTTCTTTAACTGAAGTTTCATTTCTTACATTTTGAAGAAATATATAAAAATATAAAACATAAACTATACTTATAATAATTGAAAGCCAGGAGAAAAATGATAATATTCTTCTAATATTAAAAATAACTTTAAGTTTATTACTAAAACTACTCATTTCTTCTTTCCTGTAGAGCTATATATATCTATAGTTTTTATTACATCTATTGCTCTTGCTAATTGAAAATCTTGTTCATACATTTCATTTAGTTTCTTTTCTTGCTCTGAAATTTCTTTTTCAGGACTTACCTTTTCAAGATGTCTGTGCAAGGTTGATTCATGGATTTTAAGTTTAGCTGGAGCAGCCTTTTCTATTTTGGCTTGTTCTACATAAATATCCGGGGTTATTCCTTCTGCTTGAATAGATTTATCGGCTGGAGTGTAGTATCTAGCAGTTGTAATCTTCATCGCACCTCCATTACTCATTGGCATTACAGTTTGAACTGAACCTTTACCAAATGATTTTGTCCCTAAAATTATAGCTCTTTTATTATCTTGAAGTGCGCCTGCAACAATTTCAGGAGCGGAAGCTGTTCCATTATTAATTAAGACTACAATAGGTAATCCATTTGTTATGTCTCCCTTTGTAGCTGAGAATTTAAATTCTTCTTCATTATTGCGTGATTTTGTTGTAACTATTTTGCCTTCATTTAGAAAACTATCAGCAACTGCAACGGCTTGCTCTAATAATCCACCTGGATTATTTCTTAGATCAAGGATTAAACCTTTTAGTGGTTTTTTAGCTTGCGATTTTAAAGTATCATACTCTTTTATCATAGCTTCATTGATTTTTTCATTAAAAGTATTAAGCCTTACATACGCTATATCTTCAAATAATTTTGAGCGTGTTGACCTAATTTTTATAATTTCTCTTATAAGATTTATGTCTAGCGGCTCATTTAAACCATCACGAGTTATTGTAAGTTTTATTTCGGTACCCGCTTTTCCTTTCATTTTTTCTACAGCTTCTGTTAAGGTTAACCCAAACACAGGCTCTGTATTAATCCCTATTATGAAATCTCCTGGTTTCATTCCTACTTTTTCTGCAGGCGTCCCTTCAATTGGGGTTACTACTTTTACTAAACCATTTTCCATAGTAACTTCCATGCCGAGTCCACCGTATTCACCCCTAGTGATTTGTCTCATATCTTCAAAACTTTTAGGGTCCCAATAAGCTGAATGTGGGTCTAAAGAAGATAACATTCCATTAATAGCTGCTTCGATTAATTCTTTATCTGAAACTTCAGTAACGTATTCTTTCTTAACTTTTGCAAAAGATTCATAAAATAGAGCTAAGAATTCAGTAGAATTAGTACCTAATATATTTGCTACTGTACTTTTTTCACCTGAAAATTTTGCTAATGAAAAATTTGAAATTAATACTGTAAGGATAATGGTAATGAAAGTTATCGAAATTCTTCTAATATTAAAACTCATAATTTAACTTAACTCTTATATAAATGTTATATATTTTCTCATTTTTATCTAATTATAAAGCATTTCTGCTTTTAATTAACTTTTTTACATTTCTTACTACAATTTAAATTTAACAAATTTTTCATTTTTGTAACTCTATATTGTCTTATTCTTATATCTTGATATTATTGTAAAAATAAATTTATTCAACAGAACTTTAAAAGAAAATTATTTTGTTATTAAGAAATTATTTATGAAAAATTACGCAATTGTTACTTTTTTAATAGTATTATCGATTTTGGGTTTATATTTAATTCAAGATATACTATTCCCTTTTATAATAGGTATAATACTTTCCTATCTCTTTAACCCACTTACCGAATGGTTAGTTAAACATAAAGTTAACAGAAGTGTAGCAAGTGCAATTGTGGTATTAGTTATTTCATGCTTTTTATTATTAATATTAATTAGTTTCATTCCATTAATTGCTGCTCAAGTAGTTTCATTTATTAGTCAAGCTCCTAAATATTTTGTGAACATTAAGTCGTTTATTATTTCGAAAATTTTTCCATTTTCAAATATTATAAGCGAAGAAAGTATCTATAGTTATTTTAAAAGAAATTTGCCAAATTATAGTGATGAAATAGCTATTAATGCTAAAAATAGCTTGATAGGTATTCTTTCTTCAGGCGCTGAATTAATTAATTTTATTGCTCTTATATTTGTGACACCAATCGTTATGTATTATATCTTAAAAGATTGGAATACTATAAGACAATACTCTTTTAAATTAATACCTTTAAAATATAAAGAATCGATAAATCTATTTATTTACGATGTTGATAAAGTACTTTCAGGCTATTTAAGAGGTCAATTATTAGTTATACTTACAATGATTGTTTATTATGTAGTAGCCTTATCGATATTAGGAATTCATAACAGTATAGTATTGGGGATTGCATGTGGAGCACTCACTCTAATACCGTATGTAGGAGCTATATTTTCATGTATATTATGCTCTGTAATAATATTCTTTCAATTTAACTCAATGTCGCCAGTACTTGCATGCGTTCTTATTTTTGTAATAGGTCAAACTATTGAATCAAATATTATTGTTCCTAGGCTTATAGGTGATAAGATTAATTTAAATCCTGTATGGTTAATTTTTGCTATGATGACTGGAGGAACACTTTTTGGTATAACTGGAATTATCCTTGCTGTACCTATAGCAGGCATTGTTGGAGTGGCTTCACGTCATATGACAAAGGCATATATAAAATCTAATTTTTATTTAAACTAAAATTTTCATGTACACCCAATTTTCTTTACCTATTGATATACCCAATATCGATGATTCAGGTTTTTTAAAATCGGAATGTAATAGCTTTGCTTGTAAATTTGTTGAATCCTGGCCTAGTATTCTTACTAATTATTATATAACTATTTTAACTGGTGAAAAAAAGTGTGGAAAAACTACCCTTCTACATTTATGGCAAAATAAAAATAAGGCTTTTGAAATCAAACCTATTAAACATTTAGATAAAATTATTCAATCCCTTGAAAATAATAAATATTTTATTATTGATGACATATTTAGATGGAGTAAACTTCAAGAACAGCTTTTGCATATAATAAATTATGTTGTAAACAACAAAAAACACTTACTTATAACCAATAACTATACAAATTTTAATGAGATATTCAATTTAACAGATTTAGCTTCACGTTTGTCTTCTTTCAATGTTATAAAAATTGAATCAGTCGATAGTTCCTTAGCAAAACAATTACTCATGAAAAATTTTATTCAATATCAAATTAGACTTAAAAAAGAATTTATTGACTTTATTATTGACAATTACGAGCTTTCGTATTCTTTAATTGAAGAGATAAGCAAGAAAATTATTGACTATATAGTAAATAATAATAATAAAAACCTTACGCTAAAAATGCTTAAAGAAATTATAACATAAAAATTAATAAATTAAAAATTATAAAAATGCAAAATCAAAAAAGTGCAAAGATTGCTCTTACGAATGTTGATGTAACTGGTATTGATTGTTTCGCTAGATCATTTTTTATTAAACATATTTTTTTAAATCCTTTTAAATTTAAAAATAAAAAGGATAAAGTTAAAATCCCTATTTTAAAAAATATTAATTTAGAAATAAATCATGGTGAAAAAGTAGGTTTTTTAGGATTTAACGGATCAGGTAAAAGTTCTCTTTTAAAAGCTATAGCAGGAATTTATCCGCAAGAAAGTGGAAAAATAGATGTTTACGGTACAATCTCAGCCATAATTGATATGGGCTTAGGGTTCGATGGTGAATTAACAGGCAGAGAGAATATTAAGCTTGGCTTATTATACTTTAATAGAATAACTGAATATTCAAAAGAGCTCGAAGAACAAGTTATTGAATTTTCTGAGTTAGGTGAAAAAATCGATGTACCTATAAAATATTATAGTTCTGGTATGATTTCGCGCTTAGCATTTTCTATTTCAACTTCTACAGAAAGTGACATTTTACTTCTTGATGAGGTTTTTGCTGCCGGAGACGCAAAATTTGTACAAAAATCTTCTGATTATATGAAACAGAAATTTCAAAAATCTTCTATTTCTATAATGGTTTCTCACGCTGAAAATATTATACGTGAAAATTGTACAAGATGTGTCTTATTGCAAAATGGTGAGATAATCGCAGACGGCGCTACTGATGATGTTTTTAAAGAATATAATAAGGTTAAAATATGATTTCTCATTTTAAGAGAATTTTTTCTAAAAGTTATGTAATTTCAGTATTTTATATAACAAAATTTAGTCTTAGGACTCAGTATCAAAATTCTTTTTTTGGTATTTTATGGTCATTAATTCAACCCCTGGTCTTTGTGGGCGTTACTTCAGTTGTTTTTTCAATTATTATGCGTTTTCCCTTTGCAGATCATCTTATTTACATGACTTCTGGTGTTGTTACTTGGAATTTCTTCGTAAATTCAGTAAATACAGGATCTACCTCTTTAGTTAGAAGAGAAAGTCTATTAAAGAAATGTATAGTTTCTAAAACTATTTTTCCTGTAGCAGATGTTAGCGGCGCATTTTTTGTTTTTACAATTTCTATATTGGTAGTTTTAATACTAATTAACGGTATAATTTTTCATAAACTTTATTTTAGTGTATTATATTTGCCAATTGCAATTTTACCTCTATTTATAACCTGTATATGTACTTCTATTTTACTAGCGTATCTAACACCATATTTTAGAGATATAAGTCATTTAGTAAATGTTGCATTAAACGTTATATTTTGGACTATGCCAGTTGCCTATCCTTTAGAAATAATCCCTGAAGCTAAAAGAATATTTTTTGAATATAATCCAATATATTTACTAATTTCTCCTATACAGGATGTAATGTACTATGGTCATTTCCCAACACCTATAAAATTCTTATTGGCCTTTACAGTAGCAGGTATTGCTTTTTTAATAGCTTTATTTACATATGCAAAATTAAGAAAAAAAGTTATTTACTATCTATAAAATTTTATTCTAAACTTAATAAGTTAAATTTTATTGAGTTTTTAAATTTATGCTATCACAAATTTTCAAGGTAATACGTACTTTTCCTACAATAAATAAAGGTGTTTTTACCAACAAAGCTTCTTATCATTCTAAAAATAAAGAGGACATTCACACAAATTTAGAAAATTTAGATTATAATAATCCTAACGATGTTATAAAAGCTATTAAACTTTTTCCTAAAAATTATAGTGAGATTTCCTCTTCTGAAGCTTTTAAATGGATTTATAAAAATGCAAAACAGCGAAACGAAAATCTTTGGGGTAAGTTCCAATATACTAAATCTTTTACTACTGATAAAAATGTGTCTGCAATTTGTAAAATAGTTATGGATGCAAATGATTCATCTGTCGAATATAGTGATTTAAATGCTAAAGAAGCATTAGAAGAATTACAAAAAGGTAGAGATATATTTTTAACAGATCATACTAACAAATCATTTATAAAAGTTCTTTCCTCTTACTCGGTTGAAGATCCTTATACACAAAAAATTAAATTTATTTTAAAAGAATTATATGAGCTTTTTCATGATGATAAATCCTTAAACTCTAATCATAAAAAACAGGAAATTATTTCAGCTCTAACAAAATTATCACCTAAAGATTCTTATATTTTCACAAGTACTCATAATATTTTTTCTTATACTAATCGTGAAAAAACTGAAGAAAAAAAATGTGAAAATGGTTTGGTCAAAAATAAGTAGATTTATACTTCTAAATTAACTGAAAAAAGGTCTTTAATAGAGTTTATAAAAGATGATTTAACCATCATTACTACTTTATCGAAAGGTAAAAACTCTGTATCTGCACTAGGAATAATAACATTATTTTCTCGTAAAATAGCAGCAAGGGCTATATGCGTAGAATCAATTTGATTAATAGGTTTAAAAGCTGCAAAAGAATTATCTGCAACTTCTACCTCTATAATTTCTACATCTTTTGTTCCAAGCATTTGAATAGAGGTTATATTATCATAATTAAAATGTCTTATAATACTATTAATTGTAATATCACGTGGGTTAATTATTAGGTCAATTCCAAGAGAAGATACTAAATCTGCATAACTATCATAATCATTTATTAGAGTAATAACTTCCCTACATCCTGCCGATTTTGCAAGTAAAGAAGCAAGTATATTTACTTTATCATCATTAGTTAAAACTAGCACCTTATCCGATTCAGTAACTTCAACTTCTTCTAAAATATTTTTATCAATAGCATTACCATTAATAATAATAGTTTTTTGTAAATCTTCAGCTATATAATTTGCTCTTTTTTCTGACAATTCAATTAATTTAACATTATGACGTGAATCATCTTGTTCTAATAGGCTTGCAACACTATGACCTATATTACCGCCACCTATAATTATAATATTTTTCTTACGACTAATTAACCCTGATAATTCACAAATTTTTTCTATCTCATCACTTGCAATGGCAATGCATAATTTATCTTTAGCTTGAATATATTTTATTTCTTCATCAAAAATGTATTCTTCATTCCTAAGCAATCCAAAAATTTTATATTTATTGCTATTAAAACTATCTATAATCTCTTGTTTCAGTATTGGATAACTATCTTTAACTTCTAAAATAAGAACTTTTATTTTATCTTCACAAAATGAGATTATATTTTCAACTCCAGGTACTTCTAAATGATCATATATAGCCTTTGCTACTTCATGTTCAGGAGAAATAAGTACATCGACATTCAAATTTCCTGTCTCATAAATGCTTGACCATTCTTTTCTTAGGTAACTTTGTTGTCGTATTCTAGCTATTTTTAAAGGAATATGGAAAATTGCATAAGCTATTTGGCATATCACGAAATTAACTTCATCTGAAACTGTTACAGCGATAATGGCATCAGCATTTTCCGCTCCTGCTTCTTTTAAAACATTTGGGTGCGAAGCAAAACCATGTATTGCTCTAATATCATGTGAATTATTAATTCTATTTACTACTTCGTGATTAGTATCAATTATAGTTACATCATGCCGCTCTTTCGCTAGATGTAATGCAATGCTGTAACCAACTAACCCAGCACCACAAATAATAACCTTCATCAATTAATCCTGTTATTGGCATTATTAGCTATTTTTTCATCATTATCGTTATTAATATCAGTTATGATATTTAATGATTTAAGTTTACGATGTAAGGCTGATCTCTCCATTCCTATAAAAGAAGAAGTTTTAGAAATATTACCATTAAATCTTAAAACTTGAGCGGTTAAATATTGTTTTTCAAAAATTTCTCTAGCTTCTCTTAAAGGTAAAGACATTAAGCTCACATTATTGTCAGGTCTTTGTATCGCAGCTTTATTAGATATTAATTCATTTGGAAGCATTTCAGCAGTAATTTGTTCGCTATAATTTCCCGGTACCATAATAAGTAACCATTCAATTATATTTTTTAATTGTCTTACATTCCCAGGCCATTCAAATAATTGAAGTGCAGCTACTGCATCTTCAGATAATTCTCTTTTTTGTACGCCAGAAATTTCTGCATGATAATTTATAAAATACTCGCATAAAAGAGGAACGTCTTCTTTTCTTTCAATTAGCGATGGTATTTTTATAGGCATAACATTTAATCTATAATATAGATCTTCTCTAAATCTGCCTTCTTTTATTAATTGTTCTATATTTCTACTAGTTGAAGCAATAACTCTTACATCATATCCTGGTTGCTGTAATTGACGCAAAAATAGATTTTGCATTTCAATAGACATATCAGTTACTTCATCAATATATAAGGTTCCATTATTTGCTTTTGCAAAAATACTGTTTTTATCTGATACAACATTATCATTTCCTGGTTTTTGATTTCCAACTATTTCTTGTTGGAATCTTTCTGATACAAAATTTACAGGATGAAATACTATGAAAGGATATTTAGCTCTTTTAGATTTTTGGTGAATT
The sequence above is a segment of the Sphingobacteriia bacterium genome. Coding sequences within it:
- the secB gene encoding protein-export chaperone SecB yields the protein MQNSNESFDIEVTAQYLKDLSFENPNSPMSLIQKDAPKIGLDVNVNIQKFEENNYEVVLNVTATATNHSDETIFIVSVAYAGIFDLSTIPEEFHRNVLVIYCPTLLFPFVRAIVSDATRDGGFPPLMLKPIDFTKLYQQDNEQSIN
- a CDS encoding divergent polysaccharide deacetylase family protein, encoding MSSFSNKLKVIFNIRRILSFFSWLSIIISIVYVLYFYIFLQNVRNETSVKEGQKVIYDLKNLKFLAFNRPGEKEKTTAEEIKIETPSINKVEGEASNNIPNKHPATETSANAAASQQQAAVNKFKPKIGFLVINLGLSESATKMAFSLQPYVGIGISPYSANIPYWENEFVSENHEIYVELPLEPIDYKNEDKGFLSILSYNTNKQNFDNLNNIIKKFNKLNGFYTFGNEKFSSSDKALAVYKTIAEKGYKLIYSDSLTLDATKNLKGSKVRYLTNPIVIDYELTNEAIETRMKILYDTALSTGYAFAIARPYPISIKIISNWIDSHKDDDKISIVNISELFK
- a CDS encoding S41 family peptidase, encoding MSFNIRRISITFITIILTVLISNFSLAKFSGEKSTVANILGTNSTEFLALFYESFAKVKKEYVTEVSDKELIEAAINGMLSSLDPHSAYWDPKSFEDMRQITRGEYGGLGMEVTMENGLVKVVTPIEGTPAEKVGMKPGDFIIGINTEPVFGLTLTEAVEKMKGKAGTEIKLTITRDGLNEPLDINLIREIIKIRSTRSKLFEDIAYVRLNTFNEKINEAMIKEYDTLKSQAKKPLKGLILDLRNNPGGLLEQAVAVADSFLNEGKIVTTKSRNNEEEFKFSATKGDITNGLPIVVLINNGTASAPEIVAGALQDNKRAIILGTKSFGKGSVQTVMPMSNGGAMKITTARYYTPADKSIQAEGITPDIYVEQAKIEKAAPAKLKIHESTLHRHLEKVSPEKEISEQEKKLNEMYEQDFQLARAIDVIKTIDIYSSTGKKK
- a CDS encoding RNA pyrophosphohydrolase, with amino-acid sequence MITNKEGKVFVGKRIDTKTDSWQMPQGGIDESETPEEAAYRELYEETGIKTAKIIAKSKIWFYYDLPDYLMTRLWDGKYRGQKQLWFLIKFEGSDDEIDLQKEVPEFSDWKWVNVDELPEIIVPFKRKLYLEIIEEFKNILEEVKLN
- a CDS encoding ABC transporter ATP-binding protein; this translates as MQNQKSAKIALTNVDVTGIDCFARSFFIKHIFLNPFKFKNKKDKVKIPILKNINLEINHGEKVGFLGFNGSGKSSLLKAIAGIYPQESGKIDVYGTISAIIDMGLGFDGELTGRENIKLGLLYFNRITEYSKELEEQVIEFSELGEKIDVPIKYYSSGMISRLAFSISTSTESDILLLDEVFAAGDAKFVQKSSDYMKQKFQKSSISIMVSHAENIIRENCTRCVLLQNGEIIADGATDDVFKEYNKVKI
- the rimK gene encoding 30S ribosomal protein S6--L-glutamate ligase gives rise to the protein MNIALLARNPNLYSHKRLIEAAREKGFQIRIIDTLKCYMGSSPKGAKVWLRGGEELDNVNVVIPRIGASITFYGAAVVRQFEMMEVYTANSSAGIVNSRDKYRCLQLLAKNGINIPITAFGHSHEDTSELIRIVGGAPLIIKLLEGTQGVGVVLAQDNRMAENVINAFKGAKANILIQEYIKEASGSDIRCFVIGDKVVASMERKAMKPGEFRANLHQGGVGEPVVLTDEEIHMAISAARVMGLGIAGVDILRSNNGSMVIEVNSSPGLKGIETVTGIDVAGSIIKFIKSQF
- a CDS encoding MFS transporter, whose protein sequence is MAKISKKDSSILIANILDHFDTAIYGLLAPILAPLFFPKFIPEVQLILAYSVLATSLFTRPLGAFIFGILAKNSGPAIALTYSLMGVAITTFFIGCLPTYETLGWIAPFCLILLRMIKGLCASGESTIASLYIIENKPKAISVSHSNFYNSTTVLGILLASLITVIVTNFKANEYLWRIPFLLGAFTGFIAYRLRKELRYFEKQKTSIFKFYSFSNLIFLWKNKYLVLRIAIIDGFSYLTYSVPFVFMNAFIPLISSISLESMMYYNSILLILDFLLIPIISKIIRRFKFASVMILSSFIFSFTLPFLFYYAENSSIYYVTFIRIWIIILGVTYLTPLNVWLNSLFNSNDKYFLIGIGRSLGSTIIGRSLPMICLSIWHFTHSIFLTILYISLLGIMTLITIISLKNVSNISLQSKLND
- a CDS encoding class I SAM-dependent methyltransferase gives rise to the protein MSNDQGKNYDKIAKDFDLARTKNLEKEKIYLDILTENLLEDSHILDLGCGTGEPIASYLIDKNFNVTGVDSSKELLKKAKENLTKLEIIFGDMRTIEFDKKFDVVIAWDSFFHLPHNDQELMIAKFSDWLKYSGRVVFTTGSENIEILNADMLGEKFSYYSFSPEEYNKLLEENNFNVILFEEDQPNHLVWIAEKY
- a CDS encoding ABC transporter permease, which encodes MISHFKRIFSKSYVISVFYITKFSLRTQYQNSFFGILWSLIQPLVFVGVTSVVFSIIMRFPFADHLIYMTSGVVTWNFFVNSVNTGSTSLVRRESLLKKCIVSKTIFPVADVSGAFFVFTISILVVLILINGIIFHKLYFSVLYLPIAILPLFITCICTSILLAYLTPYFRDISHLVNVALNVIFWTMPVAYPLEIIPEAKRIFFEYNPIYLLISPIQDVMYYGHFPTPIKFLLAFTVAGIAFLIALFTYAKLRKKVIYYL
- a CDS encoding AI-2E family transporter — its product is MKNYAIVTFLIVLSILGLYLIQDILFPFIIGIILSYLFNPLTEWLVKHKVNRSVASAIVVLVISCFLLLILISFIPLIAAQVVSFISQAPKYFVNIKSFIISKIFPFSNIISEESIYSYFKRNLPNYSDEIAINAKNSLIGILSSGAELINFIALIFVTPIVMYYILKDWNTIRQYSFKLIPLKYKESINLFIYDVDKVLSGYLRGQLLVILTMIVYYVVALSILGIHNSIVLGIACGALTLIPYVGAIFSCILCSVIIFFQFNSMSPVLACVLIFVIGQTIESNIIVPRLIGDKINLNPVWLIFAMMTGGTLFGITGIILAVPIAGIVGVASRHMTKAYIKSNFYLN